In the genome of Mytilus edulis chromosome 3, xbMytEdul2.2, whole genome shotgun sequence, one region contains:
- the LOC139518179 gene encoding uncharacterized protein KIAA1958-like: protein MFAEVSEDDITDLLELKDSKSTKRCITHSLKSFRGFLGEDNEFETFDKPKLNEKLRLFFASLRKTDGNHLKKSTLTNYRYGLTKYLKEHCSIDITKDAQFAGSKDVFKAVVVNLKKKGYASTEHKPPISKEDLQKLYNTNSIAINTTTPYGLQKKVWFDIMFYLCRRGQENLRSMTKNTFAIKTDSSGREYVHQQIDEYDKNHRDEASPDDTVGEARMYAREGDPLCPVLSFKLYLEKLHPALNDFWQRTKDSFDITDTTWYCKAPMGKNSLSVMMPEISEKAKLSRRYTNHSIRATSITAMDESGIEARHIMRASGHRSEASIRSYSKRLSENKQREMSDSLNSILQTNQSDNINHELQSENAKGDHNITVTTPEAQPLLGLSAAEIEAFFFI, encoded by the coding sequence ATGTTTGCTGAAGTTTCAGAGGATGATATAACCGATTTACTTGAATTAAAAGACTCAAAGTCAACAAAAAGATGCATTACACATAGTCTTAAGAGTTTCCGTGGTTTCCTAGGAGAAGACAATGAATTTGAAACGTTTGATAAAccaaaattgaatgaaaaactgAGACTGTTTTTTGCTTCGTTACGAAAAACTGACGGGAATCACTTAAAAAAGTCTACCCTCACTAATTATAGGTATGGcttaacaaaatatttgaaagaacaTTGTTCCATAGACATTACAAAGGATGCTCAATTCGCAGGTTCAAAGGATGTCTTCAAGGCTGTCGTTGTAAACTTAAAGAAAAAAGGGTATGCCTCTACTGAACACAAACCCCCTATTTCTAAAGAGGACTTACAAAAGCTTTATAACACTAATAGTATTGCAATCAATACGACAACACCTTATGGATTACAAAAGAAGGTATGGTTTGACATAATGTTCTATTTGTGCAGGAGAGGCCAAGAAAACTTGAGATCCATGACAAAAAACACATTTGCTATTAAAACAGATTCAAGTGGAAGAGAGTATGTGCATCAACAAATAGATGAATACGATAAAAATCATCGTGATGAAGCTTCCCCTGATGATACCGTCGGTGAAGCAAGGATGTACGCAAGAGAAGGTGATCCTCTGTGTCCAgtattatcatttaaattgtaTCTGGAAAAACTTCACCCAGCTCTCAATGATTTTTGGCAGCGCACAAAGGATTCCTTTGATATAACTGACACAACATGGTATTGTAAAGCTCCCATGGGGAAAAACAGTTTATCAGTAATGATGCCAGAAATTTCTGAAAAGGCTAAACTTTCTAGAAGGTACACGAACCACTCTATACGCGCAACTTCCATTACTGCAATGGATGAATCCGGCATAGAAGCTAGGCACATAATGCGAGCCAGTGGACATCGAAGTGAAGCCTCTATCCGTAGCTATTCTAAGAGACTAAGCGAAAACAAGCAACGTGAGATGTCTGACAGTTTAAATAGTATTCTTCAAACTAATCAAAGTGACAATATTAATCATGAACTTCAGTCTGAAAATGCTAAAGGTGATCACAATATAACTGTAACTACACCTGAAGCACAGCCATTACTTGGGCTCAGTGCAGCTGAAATTGAAGcgttttttttcatatga